A stretch of Geomonas oryzisoli DNA encodes these proteins:
- the tatB gene encoding Sec-independent protein translocase protein TatB, translating to MFGIGMPELVIILVIALIVIGPQKLPDLAKSLGKGLAEFKKATDDFKQTIEADSRTEEEKEHLAKLAEAKKKAEEEKAREAEELKAKVEGTAVAEPAPVAAAAAATAEAEKKA from the coding sequence ATGTTCGGAATCGGGATGCCTGAACTGGTCATCATTTTGGTCATAGCGCTCATCGTCATCGGTCCGCAGAAGCTGCCGGACCTTGCGAAGTCGCTGGGGAAGGGGTTGGCGGAGTTCAAGAAGGCCACCGATGACTTCAAGCAGACCATCGAGGCTGACAGCAGGACCGAAGAAGAGAAGGAGCACCTGGCGAAGCTGGCCGAGGCCAAGAAGAAGGCCGAGGAGGAGAAGGCGCGCGAGGCCGAGGAGCTCAAGGCCAAGGTCGAGGGGACCGCTGTCGCCGAGCCGGCTCCGGTTGCCGCAGCCGCCGCTGCTACCGCGGAAG
- the nadA gene encoding quinolinate synthase NadA translates to MTQESLKTDIKSLLKERKAVLLAHNYMRDEVQEIADITGDSLALSIEAAKTDAEVIVFCGVHFMAESASILAPEKTVLLPRLDAGCPMADMVSAEELKQLKAKLPGVPVVTYVNSSAAVKAESDICCTSANALKVVQSMSEQEIIFAPDKNLGSYVARFTDKKFHLWEGYCPTHERLRPEVVKELKAQNPGAPFVCHPECNPAVVELADHVCSTTGMYDYCKKSDAKRFIIGTEAGILWRLKRENPDKEFILASPALICPNMKLTSLEDVHEALSSMRPVVKVPEEVRIPAKRALDRMLAIPRD, encoded by the coding sequence ATGACGCAGGAATCTTTAAAGACTGATATTAAATCGCTGCTCAAAGAGCGCAAAGCCGTGCTCCTGGCGCACAACTACATGCGTGACGAAGTACAGGAGATCGCTGACATAACCGGGGACTCGCTGGCCCTTTCCATTGAGGCGGCCAAGACTGACGCCGAGGTGATCGTCTTCTGCGGCGTCCACTTCATGGCCGAATCGGCCTCGATCCTGGCTCCGGAAAAGACGGTACTGCTTCCGCGCCTGGACGCAGGCTGCCCCATGGCCGACATGGTCTCGGCGGAAGAACTGAAGCAACTGAAGGCCAAACTCCCCGGCGTGCCGGTGGTGACCTACGTGAATTCCTCGGCCGCGGTCAAGGCCGAGAGCGACATCTGCTGCACCTCCGCCAACGCCCTCAAGGTGGTCCAGTCCATGAGCGAGCAGGAGATCATCTTCGCGCCGGACAAGAACCTCGGGAGCTACGTGGCTCGCTTCACCGACAAGAAGTTCCACCTCTGGGAGGGGTACTGCCCCACCCACGAGCGGCTGCGCCCCGAAGTGGTGAAGGAACTGAAGGCGCAGAACCCGGGCGCCCCCTTCGTCTGCCATCCGGAGTGCAACCCGGCCGTGGTTGAGCTGGCCGACCACGTCTGCTCGACCACCGGCATGTACGACTACTGCAAGAAAAGCGATGCCAAGCGCTTCATCATCGGTACCGAGGCCGGCATCCTGTGGCGGCTCAAGCGCGAGAACCCGGACAAGGAGTTCATCCTCGCCTCCCCGGCCCTCATCTGTCCCAACATGAAACTCACCTCGCTGGAAGACGTGCACGAGGCACTCTCCAGCATGAGACCCGTGGTCAAGGTCCCGGAAGAGGTCCGCATCCCCGCCAAGCGTGCCCTGGACCGCATGCTGGCCATCCCGAGGGATTAA
- a CDS encoding gamma carbonic anhydrase family protein, which translates to MIRSFKGMHPKIAPSAFIAEGAVVIGDVTIGKEASIWYNCVVRGDVNSISIGDRTNIQDLSMLHVTHKKHAEDPGAPLVIGNDVTVGHSVTLHGCTIEDGAFIGMQAMIMDKAVVGKGALVGARALVTEGTVIPPGTLWVGAPAKYKRDLTENEIAWLGRSAGNYVRYSREYLEDAATEAQKLSGAP; encoded by the coding sequence ATGATCCGATCGTTTAAAGGCATGCATCCCAAGATCGCCCCGTCCGCCTTCATCGCCGAGGGTGCGGTGGTCATCGGCGACGTCACCATCGGCAAGGAAGCGAGCATCTGGTACAACTGCGTGGTGCGCGGCGACGTGAACTCGATCAGCATCGGGGACCGCACCAACATCCAGGACCTCTCCATGCTGCACGTGACGCACAAAAAACACGCCGAGGACCCGGGCGCGCCGCTCGTCATCGGCAACGACGTCACCGTGGGACACAGCGTCACCCTGCACGGCTGCACCATCGAGGACGGCGCCTTCATCGGAATGCAGGCGATGATCATGGACAAGGCGGTGGTCGGCAAGGGGGCTTTGGTCGGCGCCCGCGCCCTGGTCACCGAAGGAACCGTGATCCCCCCCGGCACCCTCTGGGTCGGGGCACCCGCCAAGTACAAGCGGGACCTCACCGAGAACGAGATCGCCTGGCTGGGACGTTCCGCCGGGAACTACGTCAGGTACTCCAGGGAATACCTGGAAGATGCCGCCACCGAGGCGCAGAAGCTCAGCGGCGCACCCTAG
- a CDS encoding endonuclease III domain-containing protein: MYRRYGALNWWPADTPFEVCVGAILTQNTNWLNVEKAIANLKREGLLSAEAIREVPQERLADMVRPSGFFNVKSARLKGFVQWLFERHGSLEGMFAGEWQKLREELIRVPGIGPETCDSILLYAGEKPSFVVDAYTRRFFSRLGLVSEKDDYHRVRALFMEHLPNEVPLFNEYHALIVEQCKRHCRKKPSCDGCPLGRACCHATP, from the coding sequence ATGTACCGGCGCTACGGGGCCCTCAACTGGTGGCCCGCCGACACACCTTTCGAGGTCTGCGTCGGCGCCATCCTCACCCAGAACACCAACTGGCTCAACGTAGAAAAGGCGATAGCGAACCTGAAACGGGAGGGGCTCCTCTCGGCTGAGGCGATCCGGGAAGTACCCCAGGAGCGGCTCGCCGACATGGTTCGCCCCTCCGGCTTTTTCAACGTGAAAAGCGCGCGGCTGAAGGGATTCGTGCAGTGGCTTTTCGAGCGGCACGGCAGCCTGGAGGGGATGTTCGCCGGAGAGTGGCAGAAACTGCGCGAAGAGCTGATCCGGGTCCCCGGCATCGGCCCCGAGACCTGCGATTCCATCCTCCTCTACGCCGGGGAGAAACCGTCCTTCGTCGTCGACGCCTATACCCGGCGCTTCTTTTCCAGGCTCGGGCTCGTCAGCGAAAAGGACGACTACCACCGGGTGCGTGCCCTGTTCATGGAGCACCTGCCCAACGAAGTGCCGCTGTTCAACGAGTACCACGCGCTGATCGTGGAACAGTGCAAGCGCCATTGCCGCAAGAAACCTTCCTGCGACGGCTGCCCGCTGGGCCGGGCCTGCTGCCACGCCACACCATAG
- a CDS encoding NUDIX hydrolase, which yields MEAGPVPAAVLLPLFLKDGEYHILFTKRTTHLTHHSGEISFPGGRCEESDRDSADTATREAWEEVGIDPADVEILGELDDCHSIHNYLVTPVVGIFPENYLLTVNDAEIERLIEVPLAHFSKPGVYRVEYWDHKGIKNYPMYFYLYGDDEIWGLTARILKNFLDVLWGVEQAGEESEQF from the coding sequence ATGGAGGCGGGGCCGGTCCCCGCCGCCGTCCTGCTCCCCCTGTTCCTGAAGGACGGGGAGTACCACATCCTCTTCACCAAGCGGACTACCCATCTCACCCATCATAGCGGCGAGATCTCCTTCCCCGGCGGGCGCTGCGAGGAAAGCGACCGCGACAGCGCCGACACCGCCACCCGCGAAGCGTGGGAGGAGGTCGGCATCGACCCCGCCGACGTCGAGATCCTCGGCGAGCTGGACGACTGCCACTCCATCCACAACTACCTGGTCACCCCCGTGGTCGGCATCTTCCCGGAAAACTACCTCCTCACCGTCAACGACGCCGAGATCGAAAGGCTCATCGAGGTGCCGCTGGCGCACTTCTCCAAGCCGGGCGTGTACCGGGTCGAGTACTGGGACCACAAGGGGATCAAGAACTACCCGATGTACTTCTACCTCTACGGCGACGACGAGATCTGGGGGCTGACCGCCCGGATACTGAAGAACTTCCTGGACGTGTTGTGGGGAGTCGAGCAGGCGGGCGAGGAGTCGGAGCAGTTCTAG
- the rpe gene encoding ribulose-phosphate 3-epimerase: protein MKKIAPSILSADFARLGEEIKAIETAGADYVHIDVMDGQFVPNITIGPLIVEAARRATTLPLDVHLMIVDPDRYIPDFAKAGSDIIVVHAEATNHLHRTIQLIKSFGKKAGVSLNPATPLNVLDYVMEELDLILLMTVNPGFGGQSFIEACIPKIQALRATMDRRGVEAELEVDGGVKTDNIARIAHAGADVFVAGSAVFNSPDYAATIAELKRRAKEPVL from the coding sequence ATGAAAAAGATCGCACCTTCCATACTTTCCGCCGACTTCGCACGCCTGGGCGAGGAGATCAAGGCCATCGAGACGGCCGGCGCCGACTACGTCCACATCGACGTGATGGACGGCCAGTTCGTTCCCAACATCACCATCGGACCGCTCATCGTCGAGGCCGCGCGCCGGGCCACCACGCTGCCGCTGGACGTGCACCTGATGATCGTGGACCCGGACCGCTACATCCCGGACTTCGCCAAGGCGGGGAGCGACATCATCGTGGTGCACGCCGAGGCGACCAACCACCTGCATCGCACCATCCAGCTGATCAAGTCGTTCGGCAAGAAGGCGGGCGTGTCGCTCAACCCGGCGACTCCCTTGAACGTTCTCGACTACGTCATGGAGGAGCTGGACCTGATCCTTTTGATGACGGTGAACCCGGGCTTTGGCGGTCAGTCCTTCATCGAGGCCTGCATCCCGAAGATCCAGGCGCTGCGCGCCACCATGGACCGCAGGGGGGTCGAGGCGGAGCTCGAGGTGGACGGCGGGGTCAAGACCGACAACATCGCCCGCATCGCCCACGCCGGCGCCGACGTCTTCGTGGCCGGCAGCGCCGTCTTCAACTCACCCGACTACGCGGCGACCATCGCAGAGCTGAAGCGGCGGGCCAAGGAGCCGGTGCTCTGA
- the rsmB gene encoding 16S rRNA (cytosine(967)-C(5))-methyltransferase RsmB codes for MSSKNPRRAAFEILLRIEKEKSFADILIDHELSKDMIKGADRGLLTELVYGVLRRQGTLDHIIGQFSTQRTDKLELYVLLLLRLGLYQCFFLDRVPVSAAVNETVKLAKELAPRASGFINAILRNADRNRDNISYPDRAENPVGYLAVRYSHPAWLTKQWCDQLGVDGAEELAAAMSEPPPFTIRVNTLRTSREALMARLTEEGINCSATRWSPDGVRLNQSGLISRLPSFRDGLFTVQDESSQLAPLFLSPEKGDRVLDACAAPGGKTTQIAQLMGDTGEIYACDVNHKKLRLIKETCDRLGITTVRTFTMDANAPSPAIKDVTFQRILVDAPCSGLGVIRRNPEGKWSKSPDDLLPQARTQVTILENLCKYLEKEGTLLYATCSTSVQENEYVIDTFLREHPEFVAEDLRTLFPEFAPLFTERGFFRSWPHRDGMDGFFAARLKKIK; via the coding sequence TTGTCCAGCAAAAACCCGCGCCGCGCCGCCTTTGAGATCCTGCTTCGCATCGAAAAAGAGAAGTCCTTCGCCGACATCCTGATAGACCACGAACTGTCCAAGGACATGATCAAGGGGGCCGACCGCGGCCTTCTTACCGAATTGGTGTACGGCGTGCTGCGCCGGCAGGGAACCCTGGACCACATCATCGGGCAGTTCTCCACACAGAGGACCGACAAGCTCGAGCTCTACGTGCTGCTCTTGTTGCGCCTGGGGTTGTACCAGTGCTTCTTCCTGGATCGCGTCCCGGTTTCCGCTGCGGTCAACGAGACGGTGAAGCTCGCCAAGGAGCTCGCGCCGCGGGCGTCCGGCTTCATCAACGCCATCCTGAGGAACGCCGACCGCAACCGCGACAACATCAGCTACCCGGACCGCGCCGAGAACCCGGTGGGCTACCTGGCGGTGCGCTACTCCCACCCCGCCTGGCTGACTAAGCAGTGGTGCGATCAGTTGGGCGTGGACGGTGCCGAGGAACTCGCCGCCGCCATGTCGGAGCCGCCTCCCTTCACCATCCGGGTCAACACCCTGCGCACCTCCCGAGAGGCGCTCATGGCGCGTCTGACCGAGGAGGGGATCAACTGCAGCGCGACCCGCTGGTCTCCCGACGGCGTCAGGCTGAACCAGTCCGGGCTGATCTCGCGGCTTCCCTCCTTCCGCGACGGCCTTTTCACCGTGCAGGACGAGTCCTCGCAACTGGCGCCCCTGTTCCTTTCTCCGGAAAAGGGTGACCGGGTGCTTGACGCCTGTGCCGCCCCCGGAGGCAAGACCACGCAGATCGCCCAGCTCATGGGGGACACCGGCGAGATCTACGCCTGCGACGTGAACCACAAGAAGCTCAGACTGATCAAGGAGACCTGCGATCGGCTCGGCATCACCACGGTGCGCACCTTCACCATGGACGCCAATGCGCCCTCCCCCGCCATCAAGGATGTCACCTTCCAGCGCATCCTGGTCGATGCCCCCTGCTCGGGGCTCGGCGTGATCCGGCGCAACCCCGAGGGGAAGTGGAGCAAGTCCCCCGATGACCTGCTGCCGCAGGCGCGCACCCAGGTCACCATCCTGGAGAACCTCTGCAAGTACCTGGAGAAGGAGGGGACGCTCCTCTACGCCACCTGTTCCACCAGCGTCCAGGAGAACGAGTACGTCATCGACACCTTCCTGCGCGAGCACCCCGAATTCGTAGCCGAGGACCTGCGCACGCTCTTCCCCGAGTTCGCGCCGCTCTTTACCGAGCGCGGCTTTTTCAGGAGCTGGCCGCACCGCGACGGCATGGACGGCTTCTTCGCCGCCCGCCTCAAGAAAATCAAGTAG
- a CDS encoding thioredoxin family protein, with protein MIPWETDMGKALARAKAEQKTVLIEFFSPQCIGCKQMEEVTFADDDVINFIGDRVIPVRIPVSSTTQTGDFRISWTPTLVTLDLYGREHQRTVGYLPPDEMVGSVLLGMAKASLDNGQFNEAVIQLTTLLNGCPKCAAAPEAVYLRGVARFSSSHDPVALKDIYQQLSKEYPDSDWTKRAHPFTLL; from the coding sequence ATGATACCTTGGGAAACGGACATGGGAAAAGCGCTGGCTCGGGCGAAGGCTGAACAGAAGACTGTCTTGATCGAATTCTTCAGCCCGCAATGTATCGGTTGCAAGCAGATGGAGGAGGTCACCTTCGCCGACGACGACGTGATCAACTTCATCGGGGACCGCGTCATCCCGGTCAGGATCCCGGTTTCCTCCACCACCCAGACCGGCGACTTCCGCATCTCCTGGACCCCGACCCTGGTCACCCTCGACCTGTACGGGCGCGAGCACCAGCGCACGGTCGGCTACCTTCCGCCCGACGAGATGGTCGGCTCGGTGCTCCTGGGCATGGCGAAGGCGAGCCTGGACAACGGCCAGTTCAACGAGGCGGTGATCCAGTTGACCACCCTCTTGAACGGCTGCCCTAAGTGCGCGGCGGCGCCCGAGGCGGTGTACCTGCGCGGGGTGGCCCGGTTCAGCTCGAGCCATGACCCCGTCGCCCTGAAGGACATCTACCAGCAGCTCTCCAAGGAGTACCCGGACAGCGACTGGACCAAGCGGGCCCACCCCTTCACGCTGCTTTGA
- the cls gene encoding cardiolipin synthase — protein sequence MAHVLDHIFTTLLLVSLASLAILSAGHALINKRDPRSALGWILTCLAIPFFGSIFYWGMGVNRIYSRAKRWHREAGPALILPQPATDLPPTKLPGELSYLRELRNLSERVVSTRLLPGNHLVPLENGEEAYPAMIAAIDAAQSSVHLSTYIFDGDETGKRFIRSLTRAANRGVEVRVIVDSLGEKYSVPTAWELLKGSKVEFMRFLPLRPGGYLNLRNHRKIMVVDGATGFTGGMNIGGRHMVTGPAPVVKDLHFQVTGPVVADLQRTFLEDWHFAKGKQLTDARYFPELTETGTALVRAVSDGPDKEFRKLNWIILGALSCARRTVTIVTPYFIPDRPLISALITAALRGVEITLVLPELNNLPFLQWASNSYLWELLQQGVRIYTQPAPFVHTKFMVMDRSWSLIGSANLDPRSLRLNFEFNLEVYDLNFAAQLEDHSQATLALSRELTLAEMDARSLPVKLRDAAAKLFSPYL from the coding sequence ATGGCACACGTGCTGGACCACATCTTCACGACACTCCTTTTAGTCTCCCTGGCCTCGCTGGCGATCCTCTCGGCGGGGCACGCGCTGATCAACAAGCGGGATCCCCGCTCGGCCCTGGGGTGGATCCTCACCTGCCTCGCCATCCCGTTTTTCGGATCCATCTTCTACTGGGGCATGGGGGTGAACCGGATCTACAGCCGCGCCAAGCGCTGGCACCGCGAAGCAGGTCCCGCCCTGATACTCCCCCAGCCGGCCACGGACCTCCCTCCCACCAAGCTCCCCGGCGAGCTTTCCTATCTCAGGGAGTTGCGCAACCTCTCCGAGCGCGTGGTGAGCACGAGACTGTTGCCGGGCAACCACCTGGTGCCGCTGGAGAACGGCGAGGAGGCCTATCCCGCCATGATCGCCGCCATCGACGCGGCCCAATCGTCGGTGCACCTCTCCACCTACATCTTCGACGGGGATGAGACCGGAAAACGCTTCATCAGGTCGCTGACGCGTGCGGCGAACCGCGGGGTTGAGGTACGGGTCATCGTGGACAGTCTGGGGGAAAAATACTCGGTTCCGACGGCATGGGAGCTGCTGAAGGGGTCCAAGGTGGAGTTCATGAGATTCCTCCCCCTGAGGCCGGGGGGATACCTGAACCTGCGCAACCACCGCAAGATCATGGTTGTGGACGGGGCAACCGGCTTTACCGGCGGGATGAACATCGGCGGCAGGCACATGGTCACCGGCCCGGCCCCGGTAGTCAAGGACCTGCATTTCCAGGTGACCGGCCCGGTGGTGGCCGACCTGCAGCGGACCTTCCTCGAGGATTGGCACTTCGCCAAGGGAAAACAGCTGACCGACGCGCGCTACTTCCCGGAACTCACCGAGACGGGGACCGCCCTGGTGCGGGCGGTTAGTGACGGGCCTGACAAGGAGTTCCGGAAGCTGAACTGGATCATACTCGGTGCGCTCTCCTGCGCCAGACGCACGGTCACCATCGTGACCCCCTACTTCATCCCGGACCGGCCGTTGATTTCGGCCCTGATCACCGCGGCCCTGCGCGGCGTCGAGATCACCCTGGTGCTCCCCGAGCTCAACAACCTCCCCTTCCTGCAGTGGGCCAGCAATTCGTACCTCTGGGAGCTCCTGCAGCAGGGGGTGCGCATCTACACCCAGCCCGCCCCGTTCGTGCACACCAAGTTCATGGTGATGGACCGCAGCTGGAGCCTGATCGGCAGCGCCAACCTTGACCCGAGAAGCCTCAGGCTCAACTTCGAGTTCAACCTCGAGGTATACGACCTGAACTTCGCGGCCCAGCTCGAGGACCACAGCCAGGCCACCCTGGCGCTATCGCGGGAGCTCACGCTTGCCGAGATGGATGCCCGTTCTCTCCCCGTCAAGCTGCGCGACGCTGCCGCGAAGCTTTTCTCCCCGTACCTGTAG
- a CDS encoding GGDEF domain-containing protein, whose amino-acid sequence MIEAKGWVTAQVGERYAGHNRVLGVIASLLVGLVLLDVYLLPPQSPWGLYVVLATLALAGLLLLTRRLLPDGQLKASLELVLLLVYLVFVCWCTGRTDSPFVSAIYLVLMATSLTLGRRITYLMAGLAVASYSLLAAGESPALWSHIPGYLIRVFPFILIAHVGAILAGETEAARAEVERLSLTDDLTDFNNMRSFESLALQQEKVARRYRTPFAICMLDADNLKQINDRYGHLAGTELIKWTARVIRSNIRESDIAARFGGDEFIIMYTDHDKEQIRPAVERIVRAMSACPFSYDGNLIECTLSAGIASFPWDGDDLKSVVKQADLAMYRSKRLGKNRVSLAESERDQRAEGEKLQVRGEKLRGSVAQLDGERTGIHLGKRELPR is encoded by the coding sequence ATGATAGAGGCAAAGGGATGGGTGACTGCGCAGGTCGGGGAGAGGTACGCCGGCCATAACCGGGTGCTGGGCGTGATCGCCTCGCTCCTGGTCGGGCTGGTGCTGCTCGACGTCTACCTGCTTCCCCCGCAATCCCCGTGGGGGCTGTACGTGGTGCTTGCCACGCTGGCCCTGGCAGGTTTACTCCTGCTCACGCGGCGGCTGCTGCCCGACGGCCAGCTCAAGGCCTCGCTGGAACTGGTGCTGCTACTGGTCTACCTGGTCTTCGTCTGCTGGTGCACCGGCAGGACCGACAGCCCGTTCGTCTCGGCGATCTACCTGGTGCTGATGGCCACCTCGCTCACGCTGGGCAGGCGCATCACCTATCTCATGGCAGGGCTCGCCGTCGCCTCCTATTCGCTGCTGGCGGCCGGCGAGTCCCCCGCACTCTGGAGCCACATTCCCGGTTATCTGATTCGCGTCTTCCCCTTCATCCTGATCGCCCACGTCGGCGCCATCCTTGCCGGAGAAACCGAGGCCGCGCGCGCCGAGGTGGAGCGCCTGTCGCTTACCGACGACCTCACCGACTTCAACAACATGCGCAGCTTCGAGAGCCTGGCCCTGCAGCAGGAGAAGGTGGCGCGCCGGTACCGGACTCCCTTCGCCATCTGCATGCTGGACGCTGACAACCTGAAGCAGATCAACGACCGGTACGGACATCTCGCGGGGACGGAACTGATCAAATGGACCGCACGGGTGATCAGGTCGAACATCCGGGAGAGCGACATCGCGGCACGGTTCGGCGGGGACGAGTTCATCATCATGTACACCGACCACGACAAGGAGCAGATCCGCCCCGCGGTAGAGCGGATCGTCCGCGCCATGAGCGCGTGCCCTTTCAGCTACGACGGGAACCTCATCGAATGCACCTTGTCGGCCGGTATCGCCTCCTTCCCCTGGGACGGCGACGACCTGAAGAGCGTGGTGAAGCAGGCGGACCTGGCCATGTACCGCAGCAAGCGGCTGGGGAAGAACCGGGTGTCACTGGCGGAATCGGAGCGGGATCAAAGGGCGGAGGGGGAGAAACTACAGGTACGGGGAGAAAAGCTTCGCGGCAGCGTCGCGCAGCTTGACGGGGAGAGAACGGGCATCCATCTCGGCAAGCGTGAGCTCCCGCGATAG
- a CDS encoding metal ABC transporter permease — protein sequence MNLNEMLSYGFMQRALIGGSLIAILCSVLGVFLVLRRLSLIGDGLAHVTFGSVALALFFRLHSVYMTLSIIPVVLASALGILKLAQKARIYGDAAIGMVSAIGIATGVLLASVAGGFNVDLFSYLFGNILSISSSELAIAAVLFCIVIAGVVMFYNELFASTFDEELAKSSGLNTDRINTVLVLLTALTVVLAMKVVGIMLISALLILPAVSALQIAKGFKTAIVSAAGIGVATVIIGISLSFVVNLPTGATIVLINFAVFLCAFAARTLLRHP from the coding sequence ATGAACTTGAACGAGATGCTCAGCTACGGCTTCATGCAGAGGGCGCTGATCGGCGGGTCGCTGATCGCGATCCTCTGCTCGGTGCTCGGGGTCTTCCTCGTGCTGCGCAGGCTGTCGCTGATCGGCGACGGCCTCGCCCACGTCACCTTCGGCAGTGTGGCGCTCGCGCTCTTTTTCCGGCTGCACTCGGTCTACATGACCCTCTCCATCATCCCGGTGGTGCTCGCCTCGGCCCTGGGGATCCTGAAGCTGGCCCAGAAGGCGAGGATCTACGGCGACGCCGCCATCGGCATGGTCTCCGCCATCGGCATCGCGACCGGCGTGCTCCTCGCCAGCGTCGCCGGCGGCTTCAACGTCGACCTTTTCAGCTACCTTTTCGGCAACATCCTTTCCATCAGCTCCAGCGAACTGGCCATCGCGGCGGTGCTCTTTTGCATCGTCATCGCCGGGGTGGTCATGTTCTACAACGAGCTCTTCGCCAGCACCTTCGACGAGGAACTCGCCAAGAGCTCAGGGCTCAACACGGACCGCATCAACACGGTCCTGGTGCTGCTCACCGCCCTGACCGTCGTGCTGGCCATGAAGGTGGTGGGGATCATGCTGATATCGGCCCTTCTCATCCTCCCGGCGGTCTCCGCCCTGCAGATCGCCAAGGGGTTCAAGACCGCCATCGTATCGGCGGCGGGGATCGGCGTCGCTACCGTCATCATCGGCATCTCCCTCTCCTTCGTCGTTAACCTCCCCACCGGCGCCACCATCGTGCTGATCAACTTCGCGGTGTTTCTCTGCGCCTTTGCCGCCCGGACCCTGCTGCGTCACCCCTGA
- a CDS encoding metal ABC transporter ATP-binding protein has protein sequence MNDKALSVRKLCAGYHGTEVLQDISFSVSAGDYVGICGPNGSGKSTMVKIILSLLAPTSGEVSLLGTPQASFHDWHRIGYLPQGLQFFNPHFPATVDEVIRLGRLSAKKFPRRFNRDDAAAVERTMEWMGISHIRGAMIGELSGGLRQRVLLARALVNEPALLVMDEPTTALDPETRESFYKLIFEMNREKKCTVLLVTHDTATIGKYASHLLYLDKKVVFYGSFDDFCNSSEMTGFFGEHGQHLVCHRH, from the coding sequence ATGAACGATAAAGCTCTCAGCGTGCGCAAGCTCTGCGCCGGCTATCACGGCACCGAGGTGCTGCAGGACATCAGCTTCAGCGTGAGCGCCGGTGACTACGTCGGGATCTGCGGCCCCAACGGCTCGGGGAAGAGCACCATGGTCAAGATCATCCTGTCGCTGCTGGCACCGACCTCGGGAGAGGTGTCGCTGCTCGGGACCCCGCAGGCATCCTTCCACGACTGGCATCGGATCGGCTATCTGCCCCAGGGGTTGCAGTTCTTCAACCCGCACTTCCCGGCCACCGTTGACGAGGTGATCCGCCTGGGGCGGCTCTCCGCGAAGAAGTTTCCCAGGCGCTTCAACCGGGACGATGCCGCGGCCGTGGAGAGGACCATGGAATGGATGGGAATCTCCCACATCAGGGGGGCGATGATCGGCGAACTGTCGGGGGGGCTTCGGCAGCGGGTGCTGCTGGCCCGGGCGCTGGTGAACGAACCGGCGCTGCTGGTTATGGACGAGCCGACCACGGCACTCGATCCCGAAACCAGGGAGAGTTTCTACAAGCTCATCTTCGAGATGAACCGGGAGAAGAAGTGCACCGTGCTCCTGGTCACCCACGACACGGCGACCATCGGCAAGTACGCGTCCCACCTGTTGTATCTGGACAAGAAGGTGGTCTTCTACGGCAGTTTCGACGATTTCTGCAACTCCAGCGAGATGACCGGGTTCTTCGGCGAGCACGGGCAGCATTTGGTTTGTCATAGGCACTGA